In Euphorbia lathyris chromosome 10, ddEupLath1.1, whole genome shotgun sequence, a single genomic region encodes these proteins:
- the LOC136209969 gene encoding auxin response factor 6, translating into MRLSSAGFNPQTQEGEKRVLNSELWHACAGPLVSLPAVGSRVVYFPQGHSEQVAASTNREVDAHIPNYPSLPPQLICQLHNVTMHADVETDEVYAQMTLQPMSPQEQKDAYLPAELGSPSKQPSNYFCKTLTASDTSTHGGFSVPRRAAEKVFPPLDFTQQPPAQELIARDLHDNEWKFRHIFRGQPKRHLLTTGWSVFVSAKRLVAGDSVLFIWNEKNQLLLGIRRANRPQTVMPSSVLSSDSMHLGLLAAAAHAAATNSRFTIFFNPRASPSEFVIPLTKYVKAVYHTRVSVGMRFRMLFETEESSVRRYMGTITGISDLDPTKWPNSHWRSVKVGWDESTAGERQPRVSLWEIEPLTTFPMYPSPFPLRLKRPWPPGLPSFHGMKEDDLGMNSPLMWLRGDGDRGMQSMNFQALGVTPWMQPRVDASMLGLQTDMYQAMAAAALQEMRAMDPSKQPTPSLLQFQQHANLPNRTAALIQSQMMQSSQPQQAFLQGVQENQHQSQSHAHTQSQLIQQQLQHQQSLNSQHQQQHSLSQQQQQQHSLSQQQQQLVEHQQVPNVVSAMSQFASVSQSQSPPLQAMSSMCQQQSYSDSNGNPVTSSVVSPLHSLMGSYSQDEQSHLMNLPRSSPVITSSGWPCKRAAVEPLISSGGVQCVMPQVEQLGHLHTNISPHSVSLPPFPGRECSIDQEGSTDPQSHLLFGVNIEPSSLLLQNGMSGLRGVGSDSDSTTIPFSSSNYMSTTGTDFSLNPTMTPSSCIDESGFLQSPENVGQVNPPTRTFVKVYKSGSFGRSLDITKFSSYNELRSELARMFGLEGQLEDPLRSGWQLVFVDRENDVLLLGDDPWPEFVNSVWCIKILSPQEVQQMGKRGLELLNSVPIQRLSNSSCDDYTSRQDSRNLSTGITAVGSLDF; encoded by the exons ATGAGGCTCTCTTCAGCTGGTTTTAATCCACAGACACAAGAAG GGGAGAAGAGGGTTTTGAACTCTGAACTTTGGCACGCATGTGCGGGTCCTCTTGTTTCTCTACCCGCTGTTGGAAGCCGTGTTGTTTATTTCCCCCAAGGTCACAGTGAGCAG GTTGCTGCATCAACCAACAGAGAAGTGGATGCGCATATCCCAAACTACCCAAGCTTACCTCCACAACTTATCTGTCAGCTTCACAATGTGACCATGCAT GCTGATGTGGAGACAGATGAAGTGTATGCACAGATGACCTTGCAGCCAATGAGTCCG CAAGAGCAGAAGGATGCCTACCTTCCAGCAGAATTGGGCTCCCCCAGCAAACAGCCATCAAATTATTTTTGTAAAACTTTGACAGCAAGTGACACAAGTACTCACGGAGGATTTTCTGTCCCACGCAGGGCAGCTGAGAAAGTGTTTCCTCCATTG GACTTCACTCAGCAACCTCCAGCTCAAGAATTAATTGCTAGGGATCTGCATGACAACGAATGGAAATTCAGGCATATATTTCGTG GCCAGCCGAAAAGGCATCTCCTTACAACAGGATGGAGTGTTTTTGTTAGTGCTAAGAGACTTGTGGCTGGGGATTCAGTCCTTTTTATCTG GAATGAAAAAAATCAATTGTTGCTTGGCATAAGACGCGCTAATCGTCCTCAAACTGTGATGCCTTCATCTGTATTATCAAGTGACAGCATGCACTTAGGGCTTCTTGCTGCTGCAGCACATGCAGCTGCAACAAATAGCCGTTTCACCATATTCTTCAACCCAAG GGCTAGCCCATCTGAATTTGTCATACCATTGACCAAGTATGTGAAAGCAGTCTATCATACCCGGGTTTCGGTTGGCATGCGCTTTAGGATGCTCTTTGAAACAGAAGAATCAAGTGTCCGTCG CTACATGGGTACAATAACTGGCATAAGTGACCTTGATCCTACTAAATGGCCAAACTCGCATTGGCGCTCAGTCAAG GTCGGCTGGGATGAGTCTACAGCTGGTGAGAGGCAACCAAGAGTTTCCCTATGGGAAATTGAACCACTGACAACATTTCCAATGTATCCATCTCCATTCCCTCTGAGGCTTAAGCGACCCTGGCCACCTGGACTGCCCTCTTTCCATG GAATGAAGGAGGATGATTTGGGAATGAATTCTCCCCTTATGTGGCTGCGAGGGGATGGAGATCGTGGAATGCAATCCATGAACTTTCAGGCACTAGGAGTCACACCATGGATGCAGCCGAGGGTTGATGCTTCCATGCTTGGTTTGCAAACTGATATGTATCAAGCTATGGCTGCTGCCGCACTTCAGGAAATGAGGGCTATGGATCCTTCCAAACAACCAACTCCATCCCTTCTGCAATTCCagcaacatgcaaatcttcCAAACAGAACTGCGGCTTTAATTCAATCTCAGATGATGCAGTCATCTCAGCCTCAGCAGGCCTTTCTTCAAGGTGTTCAAGAAAACCAACATCAGTCTCAATCCCACGCGCATACACAGTCACAGCTTATCCAGCAGCAACTGCAGCACCAGCAATCACTTAATAGTCAGCATCAACAACAGCATTCATTGTCTCAACAACAACAGCAACAGCATTCATTGTCTCAACAACAACAGCAACTGGTTGAGCACCAACAGGTTCCAAATGTTGTCTCTGCTATGTCTCAATTTGCTTCAGTCTCACAATCGCAGTCACCTCCATTACAGGCAATGTCCTCAATGTGCCAGCAGCAGAGTTATTCAGACTCTAATGGGAATCCTGTGACGAGCTCTGTTGTTTCTCCCTTGCACAGTCTCATGGGTTCTTATTCCCAGGATGAACAATCTCACTTGATGAACCTACCTAGAAGCAGTCCTGTGATTACTTCTTCTGGATGGCCTTGTAAGAGAGCTGCTGTTGAACCTCTTATTTCCTCTGGAGGTGTACAATGTGTTATGCCCCAGGTAGAACAGTTGGGTCACCTGCACACAAACATCTCTCCCCATTCTGTTTCATTACCACCTTTTCCTGGCAGGGAATGTTCAATAGACCAAGAGGGCAGCACTGATCCACAAAGCCATCTTCTCTTTGGGGTCAATATAGAGCCCTCATCTCTTTTACTGCAGAATGGAATGTCTGGACTTAGGGGAGTTGGTAGTGATAGTGATTCCACAACTATCCCCTTCTCTTCTTCAAATTATATGAGTACTACAGGAACTGATTTTTCGCTTAATCCCACAATGACACCATCAAGTTGCATTGATGAATCAGGTTTCCTGCAGTCTCCAGAAAATGTGGGTCAAGTTAACCCACCTACTAGAACCTTTGTTAAG GTTTATAAGTCGGGGTCCTTCGGTAGGTCGCTGGATATTACCAAATTCAGCAGCTACAATGAATTGAGGAGCGAGCTTGCTCGTATGTTTGGCCTTGAAGGCCAGTTGGAGGACCCTTTGAGATCAGGCTGGCAGCTTGTATTCGTTGACCGGGAGAATGATGTTCTTCTGCTTGGCGATGACCCCTGGCC GGAATTTGTGAACAGCGTGTGGTGCATCAAAATACTGTCACCACAAGAAGTTCAGCAAATGGGCAAACGTGGACTAGAGCTTTTAAACTCGGTCCCTATTCAGAGGCTCTCAAATAGTAGTTGTGATGACTACACGAGCCGGCAGGACTCGAGAAATTTGAGTACCGGTATAACAGCGGTGGGGTCATTGGATTTCTGA